The following are encoded together in the Ovis aries strain OAR_USU_Benz2616 breed Rambouillet chromosome 15, ARS-UI_Ramb_v3.0, whole genome shotgun sequence genome:
- the MYBPC3 gene encoding myosin-binding protein C, cardiac-type, whose product MPEPGKKPVSAFSKKPRSAEVAAGSPAVFEAETERAGLKVRWQRVGSDISASEKYGLAAEGTRHTLTVRDAGPADQGSYAVIAGSSKVKFDLKVVDAGKAEPVSAPAPAPTEAPAALGEAPTSAPEVEAGAPSPEGSSSAAPEGPSAPGDPIGLFVMRPQDGEVTVGGNITFSARVAGASLLKPPVVKWFKGKWVDLSSKVGQHLQLRDSYDRTSKVYLFELYIMDAQASFAGGYRCEVSTKDKFDSCNFNLTVHEAVGPGDVDLRSTFRRTSLAGGGRRISDSHEDTATLDFSSLLRKSSLRTPRLEAPAEEDVWEILRQAPPSEYERIAFQHGVTDLRGMLKRLKGIKRDEKKSTAFQKKLQPAYQVSKGHKIRLMVELADPDAEVKWLKNGQEIQMSGSKYIFESIGAKRTLTISQCSLADDAAYQCVVGDEKCSTELFVKEPPVLITRPLEDQLVMVGQRVEFECEVSEEGAQVKWLKDGVELTREETFKYRFKKDGQKHHLIINEATLEDAGHYALRTSGGQALAELIVQEKKLEVYQSIADLTVGSKDQAVFKCEVSDENVRGVWLKNGKELVPDSRIKVSHIGRVHKLTIDDVTPADEADYSFVPEGFACNLSAKLHFMEVKIDFVPRQEPPKIHLDCPGRVPDTIVVVAGNKLRLDVPISGDPAPTVIWQKTITKGNKVAAGPAPDASEESGAGDEWVFDKKLLCETEGRVRVETTKDRSIFTVEGAEQEDEGVYVVTVKNPVGEDQVSLTVKVIDVPDAPAAPEISKVGEDSCTVRWEPPAYDGGQPVLGYILERKKKKSYRWMRLNFDLLRELSHEARRMIEGVIYEMRVYAVNAVGMSRPSPASQPFMPIGPPSEPTHLAVEDVSDTTVSLKWRPPERAGAGGLDGYSVEYRREGSGSAWVSALPGLIERTSLLVKDLPTGARVLFRVRAHNMAGAGPPATTKEPVMVQELLQRPRLQLPRHLRQTIQKKVGEPVNLLIPFQGKPRPQVTWTKEGQPLAGEEVSIRNSPTDTILFIRAARRAHSGIYQVTLRVENMEDKAQLVLQVVDRPSPPQDIQVAEAWGFNVALEWKPPQDDGNTELWGYTVQKADEKTMEWFTVLEHYRRTHCVVSELIIGNGYYFRVFSHNTVGPSERAAATKEPVFIPRPGITYELPKYKALDFSEAPSFTRPLVNRSVIAGYNTTLCCAVRGSPKPKISWFKNGLDLSKDARFRMFSKQGVLTLEIRKPCPFDGGVYACRATNLEGEAQCECRLEVRGGAEAGPYARNLEGSWTGRLPAAGCVCKCVHWSGGSTLRAA is encoded by the exons ATGCCTGAGCCAGGGAAGAAACCAG TCTCCGCCTTCAGCAAGAAGCCGCGGTCCGCAGAAGTGGCTGCCGGCAGCCCTGCCGTGTTTGAGGCCGAGACAGAGCGGGCGGGCCTGAAGGTGCGCTGGCAGCGGGTGGGCAGCGACATCAGCGCCAGCGAGAAATACGGCCTGGCAGCCGAGGGCACGCGGCACACGCTGACAGTGCGGGACGCGGGTCCCGCCGACCAGGGCTCCTACGCAGTCATTGCTGGCTCCTCCAAGGTCAAGTTTGACCTCAAGGTCGTAGACGCAG GGAAAGCAGAGCCTGTGTCAGCCCCTGCTCCCGCCCCCACCGAGGCCCCTGCAGCCCTGGGAGAGGCCCCAACCTCTGCCCCTGAGGTGGAAGCAGGCGCCCCTAGTCCTGAAG GGTCCAGCTCAGCGGCCCCTGAGGGCCCCAGTGCCCCTGGCGACCCCATCGGCCTCTTTGTGATGAGGCCACAGGACGGCGAGGTGACCGTGG GTGGCAACATCACCTTCTCGGCCCGCGTGGCCGGAGCCAGCCTCTTGAAACCGCCCGTGGTCAAGTGGTTCAAGGGCAAGTGGGTGGACCTGAGCAGCAAGGTGGGGCAGCACCTACAGCTGCGCGACAGCTACGATCGGACCAGCAAG GTCTACCTATTTGAGCTGTACATCATGGATGCCCAGGCCTCCTTTGCCGGTGGTTACCGCTGTGAGGTGTCCACCAAGGACAAATTTGACAGCTGCAACTTCAACCTCACTGTCCATG AGGCTGTTGGCCCCGGAGATGTGGACCTCCGATCAACTTTCCGCCGCAC GAGCCTGGCTGGAGGCGGTCGGCGCATCAG CGACAGCCATGAAGACACTGCGACTCTGGACTTCAGCTCGCTGCTAAGGAAGAG CAGTTTACGGACCCCGAG GCTGGAGGCCCCCGCTGAGGAGGACGTGTGGGAGATCCTGCGGCAGGCACCCCCGTCGGAGTACGAGCGCATCGCCTTCCAGCACGGAGTCACCGACCTGCGGGGCATGCTCAAGAGGCTCAAGGGCATAAAGCGGGACGAGAAGAAGAGCACAG CCTTTCAGAAGAAGCTGCAGCCGGCCTACCAGGTGAGCAAGGGCCACAAGATCCGGCTGATGGTGGAGCTGGCCGATCCTGACGCCGAGGTCAAGTGGCTTAAGAATGGACAGGAGATTCAGATGAGCGGCAG CAA GTACATCTTCGAGTCCATCGGTGCCAAGCGCACGCTGACCATTAGCCAGTGCTCGCTGGCGGACGACGCAGCCTACCAGTGTGTGGTGGGCGACGAGAAGTGCAGCACTGAGCTCTTCGTCAAAG AGCCCCCCGTGCTGATCACGCGGCCGCTGGAGGACCAGCTGGTGATGGTGGGACAGCGAGTGGAGTTTGAGTGTGAAGTGTCTGAGGAGGGGGCGCAGGTCAAATG GCTGAAGGACGGGGTGGAGCTGACCCGGGAGGAGACCTTTAAATACCGGTTCAAGAAGGATGGTCAGAAGCACCACCTGATCATCAACGAGGCGACACTGGAGGACGCCGGGCACTATGCGCTGCGCACCAGTGGGGGTCAGGCTCTGGCCGAGCTCATCGTGCAGG AGAAGAAGCTGGAGGTGTACCAGAGCATCGCAGACTTGACGGTGGGCTCAAAGGACCAGGCTGTGTTCAAGTGTGAGGTGTCAGATGAGAACGTGCGGGGGGTATGGCTGAAGAACGGAAAGGAGCTGGTGCCTGACAGCCGCATAAAGGTGTCCCACATCGGGCG GGTCCACAAGCTGACCATTGATGACGTCACGCCTGCAGATGAGGCGGACTACAGCTTTGTGCCGGAAGGCTTCGCCTGTAACCTGTCTGCCAAGCTCCACTTCATGG aGGTCAAGATTGACTTCGTGCCCAGGCAGG AACCTCCCAAGATCCACCTGGACTGCCCAGGCCGCGTGCCGGACACCATCGTGGTGGTGGCCGGGAACAAGCTACGCCTGGATGTCCCTATATCCGGGGACCCTGCTCCCACTGTAATTTGGCAGAAGACCATCACAAAG GGGAATAAGGTCGCAGCAGGACCAGCCCCCGATGCATCAGAGGAATCAGGTGCCGGTGACGAGTGGGTGTTTGACAAGAAG CTGCTGTGTGAGACAGAGGGCCGGGTCCGAGTGGAGACCACCAAGGACCGCAGCATCTTCACCGTCGAGGGGGCTGAGCAGGAGGACGAGGGCGTCTACGTGGTCACAGTGAAGAACCCTGTCGGGGAGGACCAAGTCAGCCTCACGGTCAAGGTCATCG ATGTGCCAGATGCTCCCGCGGCTCCTGAGATCAGCAAGGTGGGCGAGGACTCGTGCACGGTGCGCTGGGAGCCACCAGCCTACGATGGCGGGCAGCCGGTCCTGG GGTACATCCTGGAGCGCAAGAAGAAGAAGAGCTACCGGTGGATGCGGCTGAACTTTGACCTGCTGCGGGAGCTGAGCCACGAGGCGCGGCGCATGATCGAGGGCGTGATCTACGAGATGCGGGTCTACGCAGTCAACGCCGTGGGCATGTCCAGGCCCAGCCCCGCCTCCCAGCCCTTCATGCCCATCG GCCCGCCCAGCGAGCCCACCCACCTGGCAGTGGAGGATGTCTCCGACACCACCGTCTCCCTCAAGTGGAGGCCCCCCGAGCGCGCGGGAGCCGGAGGGCTGGACGGCTACAGCGTGGAGTACCGCCGAGAGGGCTCTG GCTCAGCGTGGGTGTCTGCCCTGCCGGGGCTGATAGAGCGCACGTCGCTGCTGGTGAAGGACCTGCCCACTGGCGCCCGTGTGCTCTTCCGTGTGCGAGCGCACAATATGGCGGGGGCTGGACCCCCCGCCACCACCAAGGAGCCTGTGATGGTGCAGGAGTTGCTGC AGCGGCCTCGTCTGCAGCTGCCCAGACACCTTCGCCAGACCATCCAGAAGAAGGTCGGGGAGCCCGTGAACCTCCTCATTCCTTTCCAG GGCAAGCCCCGGCCTCAGGTGACCTGGACCAAGGAGGGGCAGCCACTGGCGGGTGAGGAGGTGAGCATCCGCAACAGCCCCACGGACACCATCCTGTTCATCCGGGCTGCGCGCCGTGCCCACTCGGGCATCTACCAGGTGACGCTGCGTGTGGAGAACATGGAGGACAAGGCCCAGCTGGTGCTGCAGGTCGTCG ACAGGCCAAGTCCACCCCAGGACATCCAGGTCGCAGAGGCGTGGGGGTTCAATGTGGCTCTGGAGTGGAAGCCACCCCAAGATGATGGAAACACAGAGCTCTGGGGGTACACGGTTCAGAAGGCAGATGAGAAGACCATG GAGTGGTTCACTGTCCTGGAGCATTACCGCCGCACCCACTGCGTCGTGTCGGAGCTCATCATCGGCAACGGCTACTACTTCCGGGTCTTCAGCCATAACACGGTGGGGCCCAGTGAAAGAGCCGCCGCCACCAAGGAGCCGGTCTTCATCCCCAGACCAG GCATCACGTATGAGTTGCCCAAGTACAAGGCCCTGGACTTCTCCGAGGCCCCCAGCTTCACCCGCCCACTGGTGAACCGATCGGTCATTGCCGGCTATAACACTACTCTCTGCTGTGCTGTTCGGGGCAGCCCCAAG CCCAAGATTTCCTGGTTCAAGAATGGCCTGGACTTGAGCAAAGATGCCCGCTTCCGCATGTTCAGCAAGCAGGGAGTGTTGACTCTGGAGATCAGAAAGCCCTGCCCCTTCGATGGGGGCGTCTACGCCTGCAGGGCCACCAACTTGGAAGGGGAGGCCCAGTGCGAGTGCCGCCTGGAGGTGCGAG GTGGAGCTGAAGCCGGCCCATATGCCAGGAACCTGGAAGGAAGCTGGACAGGCCGCCTTCCTGCTGCTGgatgtgtgtgcaagtgtgtacACTGGAGCGGGGGGAGCACCCTTAGGGCAGCATAG